A window of the Thermotoga sp. SG1 genome harbors these coding sequences:
- the nuoF gene encoding NADH-quinone oxidoreductase subunit NuoF, protein MPLTTNTILICAGGACISAGEKSVKDALEEELKKYGLDEVVRVIETGCMGACTLGPIAVIYPEGVFYQKLTPEAAKEIVEEHILKGRIVEKHLYKAPEGKPVPRVHEEVPFFKKQVKIVTRNLGIIDPTKIEEYIARDGYFALAKALQMKPEDVIREIKDSGLRGRGGAGFPTGLKWELAAKQKAERKFVVCNADEGDPGAFMDRSILEGDPHAVIEGMAIAAYAIGAQKGFVYVRAEYPLAIERLNIALEQAREYGFLGENIMGTDFFFDIEIRIGAGAFVCGEETALMASIEGERGQPRVKPPYPVEKGLWGYPTVINNVETLANVPWIIRNGAKEFRKYGTETSPGTKVFALAGKVKNTGLVEVPMGITLRELIYEIGGGIAGDKKLKAVQTGGPSGGCIPAEYIDTPVDFESLQKLGAIMGSGGMIVMDEDDCMVDVARFFLEFTVEESCGKCTPCREGTKKMLEILEKITSGEGTEEDIEELEKLANVIKDTSLCGLGQTAPNPVLSTLRYFRDEYLAHVREKKCPAKKCKALISYVIDPEKCVGCTACARVCPVQCISGQVRQPHVIDQAECVRCGSCIEVCRFGAISKVTPALPVEEAVE, encoded by the coding sequence GTGCCACTCACAACGAACACGATCCTCATCTGTGCGGGAGGAGCCTGTATCTCTGCGGGTGAAAAGAGTGTCAAGGACGCCCTCGAAGAAGAATTGAAAAAGTACGGTCTCGATGAAGTTGTCAGGGTGATAGAGACGGGTTGTATGGGTGCGTGTACACTGGGTCCGATCGCTGTGATTTATCCGGAAGGAGTGTTCTATCAGAAACTCACTCCTGAGGCAGCAAAAGAGATAGTAGAAGAACACATTCTCAAGGGAAGGATCGTCGAAAAACATCTTTACAAAGCACCGGAAGGAAAACCCGTCCCGCGGGTTCATGAAGAAGTTCCATTCTTCAAAAAACAGGTGAAGATCGTCACAAGAAATCTCGGGATCATAGATCCAACGAAGATAGAAGAATACATCGCAAGGGATGGATACTTTGCCCTTGCAAAGGCTCTTCAGATGAAACCAGAAGATGTGATAAGGGAGATCAAAGACAGTGGCCTCAGGGGAAGAGGAGGAGCAGGTTTTCCAACAGGGCTCAAGTGGGAGTTGGCTGCAAAACAAAAGGCTGAGAGGAAGTTCGTTGTGTGTAACGCAGACGAAGGAGATCCAGGAGCGTTCATGGACAGATCCATCCTCGAGGGAGATCCACACGCTGTCATAGAGGGTATGGCGATCGCCGCCTATGCAATCGGTGCTCAGAAGGGCTTTGTCTACGTCAGGGCTGAGTATCCCCTCGCCATAGAAAGGCTCAACATTGCATTGGAACAGGCAAGAGAATACGGTTTTCTCGGGGAAAACATCATGGGAACAGATTTCTTCTTCGACATAGAAATCAGAATCGGAGCTGGAGCGTTTGTTTGCGGTGAAGAGACGGCACTCATGGCTTCCATAGAAGGAGAAAGAGGTCAACCCAGGGTGAAGCCCCCTTATCCCGTTGAGAAGGGACTGTGGGGATACCCAACGGTGATCAACAACGTTGAAACGCTGGCGAACGTTCCCTGGATCATCAGAAACGGTGCGAAAGAATTCAGAAAGTATGGAACAGAGACCTCTCCGGGTACGAAGGTGTTCGCACTTGCCGGTAAAGTAAAGAACACGGGACTTGTGGAAGTTCCAATGGGAATCACCCTCAGAGAACTCATCTACGAGATCGGTGGAGGAATAGCAGGAGACAAGAAACTGAAAGCCGTCCAGACTGGAGGCCCTAGTGGGGGATGTATTCCCGCCGAGTACATAGACACCCCTGTTGATTTTGAGTCTCTTCAGAAACTTGGGGCGATCATGGGTTCTGGTGGAATGATCGTGATGGACGAGGATGATTGTATGGTCGACGTTGCGAGGTTCTTCCTAGAGTTCACCGTGGAAGAGTCCTGTGGAAAGTGTACTCCTTGCAGAGAAGGAACAAAGAAAATGCTCGAAATCCTGGAAAAGATCACATCTGGAGAGGGAACCGAGGAAGATATTGAAGAACTCGAGAAACTCGCAAACGTGATAAAGGATACTTCCCTCTGTGGACTCGGCCAGACCGCACCAAACCCTGTTCTTTCAACCCTGAGGTACTTCAGAGACGAGTATCTTGCGCACGTCAGAGAGAAAAAGTGCCCTGCCAAGAAATGTAAAGCACTCATCAGTTACGTGATAGATCCAGAAAAGTGTGTCGGTTGTACCGCCTGTGCGAGGGTGTGTCCTGTTCAGTGTATAAGCGGTCAGGTGAGACAACCACATGTGATAGATCAGGCAGAGTGTGTCAGGTGCGGTAGTTGTATCGAGGTCTGCAGGTTCGGTGCCATCAGCAAAGTCACACCGGCTTTGCCCGTGGAGGAGGCGGTAGAATGA
- a CDS encoding ferredoxin, with amino-acid sequence MGKVKSLEELMKIKEQALKDLQLRGETGKRGKITVAMGTCGIAAGAKETLKAIVEALNEHGVDDVAVVQSGCMGLCEVEPTVEVRLEGQEPVVYGRVTPENAKRIVKMHILEGRVVEDLVVKRGEV; translated from the coding sequence ATGGGTAAGGTGAAAAGCCTGGAAGAACTCATGAAGATAAAAGAACAAGCTCTCAAGGATTTACAGCTGAGGGGCGAGACGGGTAAGAGAGGGAAAATAACGGTTGCCATGGGAACATGTGGAATTGCTGCCGGTGCGAAAGAGACTCTGAAAGCGATCGTTGAGGCACTCAACGAACACGGTGTGGATGATGTGGCCGTGGTTCAGTCTGGTTGCATGGGCCTCTGTGAGGTTGAACCGACGGTGGAAGTGAGGCTCGAAGGGCAGGAACCCGTTGTGTACGGTAGGGTGACACCTGAGAATGCAAAGAGGATAGTGAAGATGCATATATTGGAAGGTAGAGTGGTAGAAGATCTAGTTGTCAAAAGAGGAGAAGTCTGA
- a CDS encoding glycerol-3-phosphate acyltransferase yields the protein MKIVLSLLIGYFLGSFLPAYFLVKAMAGIDVRSVGTRHAGTMNVYRTVGLWPAAVTAFYDTTKGILAVQISKMMGQSDFVALLSGYFAVIGHVFPFYLQFKGGKGAATSVGLLLFFLWNTWLKLPVQYFLSDLLVLLLLVFTFFWATRKGDVVGLFVLPALGLVLSFRRVDNLWFLWVLVGTLWTINLRNVLEEKVIKLGEASWRVLVRPSAFLLLLLGLKMEKEKFLLLVVIVFSIFLLADISRLISRRVHRFFHEELEVKIYRSEERKKISSMTLFLLGVLLSFLLFEREISFTAGCFLIFGDMTAKIVGVSFGRKRLFHKSFEGTMAAFAVNLFVAYTIFLSGLMDFFPAFLGSVVATTCEVLPLSIDDNVSVPVFSSLAMNLF from the coding sequence GTGAAAATAGTTCTTTCTCTTCTGATCGGATACTTCCTTGGCAGTTTCTTGCCCGCTTATTTTCTTGTGAAAGCCATGGCGGGGATCGATGTGAGGAGCGTGGGAACAAGGCACGCAGGTACCATGAACGTTTATCGAACGGTTGGATTATGGCCGGCCGCCGTCACTGCTTTTTACGACACAACAAAAGGTATCCTCGCCGTTCAAATCTCGAAAATGATGGGACAATCGGATTTTGTCGCACTTCTTTCAGGATATTTTGCAGTAATAGGTCATGTTTTTCCTTTCTATTTACAGTTCAAAGGGGGAAAGGGAGCGGCAACCAGCGTTGGTCTTCTTCTCTTCTTTCTTTGGAATACGTGGTTGAAACTTCCGGTTCAATATTTTCTTTCTGACCTGCTTGTTCTTTTGTTACTTGTGTTCACTTTCTTTTGGGCTACCAGAAAAGGAGACGTTGTAGGATTGTTCGTTCTTCCCGCTCTTGGGTTAGTCCTATCGTTCAGGAGAGTAGACAACCTCTGGTTTCTCTGGGTCCTTGTGGGTACACTCTGGACGATCAATCTGAGAAACGTGCTTGAGGAAAAAGTCATCAAACTGGGCGAAGCAAGCTGGAGAGTTCTGGTCAGACCCTCTGCTTTTTTGCTCCTTCTTCTTGGATTGAAGATGGAAAAGGAAAAATTTTTGCTTCTTGTGGTGATAGTTTTCTCCATCTTCCTTCTGGCCGATATCTCGAGGTTGATCAGTCGGCGGGTTCACAGATTCTTCCACGAGGAACTTGAGGTGAAGATCTACAGAAGCGAAGAAAGAAAAAAGATCTCCTCCATGACGTTATTTTTGCTTGGAGTACTTCTCAGTTTTCTGCTTTTCGAAAGGGAGATCTCTTTCACAGCGGGATGTTTTCTCATCTTCGGTGATATGACTGCAAAGATCGTGGGAGTCTCCTTTGGAAGGAAAAGGCTGTTTCACAAAAGTTTCGAAGGAACAATGGCGGCTTTTGCCGTCAACCTTTTTGTCGCTTATACGATCTTTCTTTCTGGGTTGATGGATTTCTTTCCCGCCTTTTTGGGAAGCGTGGTTGCCACAACATGTGAGGTTCTTCCTCTGTCGATAGATGACAACGTATCCGTTCCTGTGTTCTCTTCTCTTGCGATGAATCTATTCTGA
- the porD gene encoding pyruvate synthase subunit PorD, giving the protein MSLKSWKEIPIGGVIDKPGTAREYKTGTWRVMRPILHKEKCIDCMFCWLYCPDQAIVQEGGIMKGFNYDYCKGCGLCANVCPKQAIEMRPETEFLGEEG; this is encoded by the coding sequence ATGTCCCTTAAAAGCTGGAAGGAGATCCCCATCGGTGGCGTTATTGACAAACCAGGAACAGCGAGAGAATACAAAACGGGAACGTGGCGTGTGATGAGACCCATACTTCACAAAGAAAAATGTATAGATTGTATGTTCTGCTGGCTGTACTGTCCTGATCAGGCAATCGTTCAGGAAGGCGGAATCATGAAGGGATTCAACTACGACTACTGCAAAGGTTGCGGGCTCTGTGCAAACGTCTGTCCAAAGCAGGCTATAGAGATGAGACCTGAGACGGAGTTTCTGGGTGAGGAGGGATGA
- a CDS encoding glucose 1-dehydrogenase, giving the protein MLSGKVAVVTGGGQGIGAAIAQLFAENGMKVVIAEIDEEAGLEREEILRSKGLDVTFVKTDVSNEESVKNMVKRTVELYGGIDVLVNNAAITSVKSIFERSLEEWERVIRVNLTGPYICSRYCAEEMIKRGGGVIINIASTRAFQSEPDTEPYSASKGGLVALTHSLAVSLSKYKIRVVCISPGWIETSEWKKKSLRKKPDLRPIDHEQHPAGRVGNPLDIAHLCVFLVDDEKAGFITGVNFTVDGGMTIKMIYEE; this is encoded by the coding sequence ATGCTTTCTGGTAAGGTCGCTGTTGTCACGGGTGGTGGACAGGGAATAGGCGCTGCGATCGCTCAACTTTTTGCAGAAAACGGAATGAAAGTTGTCATAGCAGAAATAGATGAAGAAGCTGGCCTTGAAAGAGAAGAGATTCTGAGATCGAAGGGACTGGATGTCACCTTTGTGAAAACGGACGTTTCCAATGAAGAATCTGTGAAGAACATGGTGAAAAGAACCGTGGAACTCTACGGTGGAATAGATGTTCTTGTGAACAACGCGGCCATCACGTCCGTGAAAAGCATATTCGAAAGGTCCCTTGAAGAGTGGGAAAGAGTGATCAGAGTGAATCTCACAGGTCCCTACATCTGTTCCAGATACTGCGCAGAAGAGATGATAAAACGCGGCGGTGGAGTGATCATAAACATCGCAAGCACAAGAGCTTTCCAGTCAGAACCAGATACGGAGCCTTATTCAGCCTCAAAAGGAGGTCTTGTTGCCCTCACTCATTCTCTGGCTGTGAGCCTTTCAAAGTACAAAATAAGAGTGGTGTGCATCAGTCCGGGATGGATAGAGACATCGGAGTGGAAGAAGAAATCTCTGAGAAAAAAGCCAGACTTGAGACCCATCGATCATGAACAGCACCCCGCAGGAAGGGTAGGAAACCCGCTGGATATAGCTCATCTGTGTGTCTTCCTTGTGGACGATGAAAAGGCCGGTTTCATAACAGGAGTGAATTTCACCGTCGATGGAGGAATGACGATAAAGATGATCTATGAGGAGTGA
- the crcB gene encoding fluoride efflux transporter CrcB: protein MRSEDRLEYLLVAIGGSIGAVFRYFISKMFNSLFPFSYLPLGTIVVNTTGSFFLSLMMFASLEKVPVSKEVILFFGTGLLGAFTTFSTFTYETLSLIEESPARGVVYMLTNLLLSFTGAYFGMILGRGKI, encoded by the coding sequence ATGAGGAGTGAAGACAGGTTGGAATATCTCCTTGTGGCAATCGGCGGATCGATCGGAGCCGTCTTCAGGTATTTCATCTCCAAAATGTTCAACTCCCTTTTTCCATTCTCCTATCTTCCCCTTGGAACAATCGTTGTGAACACCACTGGATCTTTTTTTCTATCTCTTATGATGTTTGCCTCTCTTGAAAAGGTTCCCGTGTCGAAGGAAGTGATCCTCTTTTTTGGAACAGGTCTTCTTGGTGCCTTCACTACCTTTTCTACTTTCACGTATGAGACGCTTTCTCTCATAGAAGAAAGTCCGGCAAGGGGAGTGGTGTACATGTTGACTAACTTGCTGCTTTCTTTCACCGGTGCCTATTTCGGTATGATTCTGGGGAGAGGAAAGATATGA
- a CDS encoding methyl-accepting chemotaxis protein, translating to MREIMDKLTSAFFAENTIISFTSQLDEALNRKLQRVQRKVENIKDRFIELNRVFQKISQDFQKNSEKLIEAVQEMENMNSQIIEDLKKSGTSVDQVVDRVNEASSQIAETLENIKSIEELVQSIMKIARETNILALNATIEAARAGEAGRGFAVVASEVQNLSNETNRVTKQIEIKTREIIESTQRSLENLEFMANLFETVGRTLQSMIQFMEKNVALLQEVKDTLDNSNKALIEESEEINSATKVLEETTRGFTTITRVINSVVSAQKKLKDLKI from the coding sequence ATGAGAGAAATCATGGATAAACTGACTTCCGCCTTCTTTGCAGAAAATACCATCATATCGTTCACCAGTCAGCTCGATGAAGCTCTGAACAGAAAGCTTCAGAGGGTCCAGCGGAAAGTCGAGAACATCAAAGATAGATTCATAGAGCTTAACAGGGTGTTTCAAAAGATCTCTCAAGACTTTCAAAAAAACAGTGAGAAACTGATTGAAGCCGTTCAGGAAATGGAAAACATGAACAGCCAGATCATCGAGGATCTAAAAAAATCGGGTACAAGCGTTGATCAGGTTGTCGATAGAGTGAATGAGGCATCTTCACAAATAGCGGAAACACTGGAAAACATAAAATCCATAGAAGAACTCGTTCAAAGTATCATGAAAATAGCAAGGGAAACTAACATCCTTGCTCTGAACGCCACCATAGAAGCAGCTCGGGCAGGAGAAGCCGGAAGAGGTTTTGCGGTGGTTGCAAGCGAGGTTCAAAACCTCTCCAACGAGACGAACAGGGTGACAAAACAGATTGAAATCAAGACAAGAGAGATAATAGAATCCACTCAGCGCTCCCTTGAAAATCTGGAGTTCATGGCAAACCTTTTCGAAACGGTGGGAAGAACCCTTCAGAGCATGATCCAGTTCATGGAAAAAAACGTGGCTCTCCTTCAAGAGGTGAAAGACACCCTTGACAACTCAAATAAAGCATTGATCGAAGAAAGCGAAGAGATCAACTCAGCTACAAAGGTGCTGGAAGAGACAACAAGAGGATTTACAACGATAACCAGAGTGATAAACTCCGTGGTCTCTGCTCAAAAGAAACTGAAGGATCTGAAAATTTAA
- a CDS encoding NAD(P)H-dependent oxidoreductase subunit E — protein sequence MVKSKEELFKELDGFIEKNNYEGKKDVLIQVLHKAQELFGYLPADVLEFISEKLNVPLSKIYGVVTFYNFFSTKPKGKHQIKVCLGTACYVKGADRIFERFLEELKVKPDEPTSDGLFSVHGVRCLGACSMAPVVMVDEDDFYGRVTPDMVPQIINKYRREG from the coding sequence TTGGTTAAGTCAAAGGAAGAACTCTTCAAAGAACTGGATGGATTCATAGAAAAGAACAACTACGAAGGAAAAAAAGATGTCCTCATACAAGTTCTTCACAAAGCCCAAGAATTGTTCGGTTATCTTCCCGCTGACGTTCTCGAATTTATTTCGGAGAAACTCAATGTTCCTCTCTCCAAGATCTACGGTGTGGTCACTTTCTACAACTTCTTCTCCACAAAACCGAAAGGAAAGCACCAGATCAAGGTGTGTCTTGGAACTGCATGCTATGTGAAGGGAGCAGATAGGATCTTTGAAAGATTCCTTGAAGAACTCAAGGTGAAGCCAGATGAACCTACTAGCGACGGACTCTTCTCTGTTCACGGTGTGAGATGTCTTGGTGCGTGCAGTATGGCACCGGTTGTCATGGTGGACGAGGACGACTTTTACGGTAGAGTGACACCCGACATGGTACCTCAGATCATAAACAAGTACAGGCGGGAGGGATGA
- a CDS encoding DUF190 domain-containing protein: MKLLKIYLGEKDKHKGKPLFEYLVKRAYELGMKGVTVYRGIMGFGHKRHIHRSDFFSLSPDLPIVLEIVDEEGRINTFLKELDGIDFDGLVLLIDVEVVKMG; this comes from the coding sequence ATGAAGCTTTTGAAGATCTATCTTGGGGAAAAGGACAAACACAAAGGAAAACCTCTCTTTGAGTACCTTGTGAAGAGAGCCTATGAACTTGGCATGAAGGGAGTAACCGTCTACAGAGGAATAATGGGATTTGGCCACAAGAGGCACATACACAGAAGTGACTTTTTCAGCCTCTCACCGGATCTTCCTATTGTTCTGGAGATCGTCGACGAAGAAGGAAGGATAAATACGTTTTTGAAAGAACTCGACGGCATAGATTTCGATGGTCTTGTCCTCTTAATCGATGTCGAAGTTGTAAAAATGGGTTAA
- the porC gene encoding pyruvate synthase subunit PorC, which yields MPVAKKYFEIRWHGRAGQGAKSASQMLAEAALEAGKFVQAFPEYGAERTGAPMRAFNRIGDEYIRVRSAIENPDVVVVIDETLLSPAIVEGLSEDGILLVNTVKDFEFVRQKTGFNGKICVVDATDIALQEIKRGIPNTPMLGALVRVTGVVPLEVIEQRIEKMFGKKFPQEVVEANKRALRRGYEEVKCSE from the coding sequence ATGCCCGTTGCGAAGAAATACTTTGAGATTCGCTGGCACGGTAGAGCCGGGCAGGGTGCAAAGAGCGCCTCTCAGATGCTGGCAGAGGCGGCACTGGAAGCAGGAAAATTCGTTCAGGCGTTTCCAGAATACGGTGCAGAAAGAACGGGTGCTCCCATGAGGGCGTTCAACAGAATAGGCGATGAGTACATCAGAGTGAGATCCGCCATAGAGAATCCAGACGTTGTCGTGGTAATCGATGAAACGCTACTTTCTCCCGCCATTGTAGAAGGTCTCTCGGAAGACGGAATCCTCCTTGTGAACACGGTGAAAGACTTCGAGTTCGTCCGACAGAAAACAGGCTTCAACGGAAAGATCTGCGTGGTCGATGCCACAGATATTGCCCTTCAGGAAATAAAACGTGGTATACCGAACACGCCCATGCTTGGAGCACTGGTCAGAGTAACAGGAGTTGTGCCACTTGAGGTAATAGAACAGAGAATCGAAAAGATGTTCGGAAAGAAATTCCCCCAGGAAGTGGTGGAAGCAAACAAGAGAGCCCTCAGACGCGGATACGAAGAAGTGAAATGCTCAGAGTGA
- the porA gene encoding pyruvate synthase subunit PorA gives MERVVERVAVTGAEAVANAMRQIEPDVVAAYPITPQTPIVEYFARFVADGVVRTEMIPVESEHSAMSAVVGAAAAGARAMTATSANGLALMHEIVYIAASYRLPIVMPVVNRALSGPINIHCDHSDAMAERDSGWIQLFAETNQEAYDFTILAVRLAEHPDVRLPVMVNLDGFILSHGVEPVEFYPDDLVKKFVGELKPMYPLLDTEHPVTWGPLDLYDYYFEHKRQQIEAMENVKKVFPEIAREFEETFGRRYWFVEPYKLDDAEHVMVALGSTNSTIKYVIDELREEGHKVGALKIWMFRPFPKEQLQELLNGRKSVIVLDRAVSFGAEAPLYEAVKSSLYEVAARPSLGSYVYGLGGRDIKPEHIRKAFEDAINGNLIADEQRYLGLRE, from the coding sequence ATGGAAAGGGTCGTTGAGAGAGTGGCCGTCACCGGTGCCGAAGCTGTTGCCAATGCGATGAGACAGATAGAGCCCGATGTCGTCGCGGCGTACCCCATAACTCCACAAACTCCCATCGTGGAATACTTTGCTAGGTTCGTCGCAGACGGCGTCGTCAGAACAGAGATGATACCTGTTGAGAGCGAACACAGTGCAATGAGTGCCGTTGTGGGAGCTGCCGCAGCAGGCGCAAGGGCAATGACAGCAACCAGTGCGAACGGTCTTGCCCTGATGCATGAAATAGTTTACATCGCTGCATCCTACAGACTTCCCATAGTGATGCCCGTTGTAAACAGGGCTCTGAGTGGTCCGATAAACATACATTGTGATCACAGCGATGCTATGGCAGAAAGAGACTCAGGCTGGATACAGCTCTTTGCAGAGACAAACCAAGAGGCCTACGACTTCACCATCCTTGCTGTGAGACTGGCAGAACACCCCGATGTGAGACTTCCCGTCATGGTGAACCTCGATGGATTCATCCTCTCCCACGGGGTGGAACCCGTTGAGTTTTATCCCGACGACCTTGTGAAGAAGTTCGTCGGTGAACTGAAACCCATGTATCCTCTCCTGGACACAGAACATCCGGTGACGTGGGGACCTCTTGATCTTTACGATTACTACTTTGAACACAAAAGACAGCAGATAGAAGCAATGGAAAATGTGAAGAAGGTCTTTCCGGAGATTGCAAGAGAGTTCGAAGAAACGTTTGGAAGAAGATACTGGTTCGTCGAACCGTACAAACTAGACGACGCAGAACACGTGATGGTGGCCCTCGGTTCCACAAACAGCACGATAAAGTACGTTATCGACGAACTCAGAGAGGAAGGGCACAAAGTTGGTGCATTGAAGATATGGATGTTCAGACCGTTCCCGAAGGAACAACTCCAGGAGCTTCTCAACGGTAGAAAGAGCGTTATCGTGCTTGACAGAGCAGTTTCCTTCGGAGCAGAAGCTCCCCTGTATGAAGCTGTTAAATCCTCCCTGTACGAAGTGGCCGCAAGGCCAAGTCTTGGATCCTACGTTTACGGTCTTGGTGGAAGGGATATTAAACCGGAACACATCAGAAAAGCCTTTGAGGACGCCATAAACGGAAATCTGATCGCCGACGAACAGAGATATCTTGGCCTCAGAGAATGA
- a CDS encoding thiamine pyrophosphate-dependent enzyme, giving the protein MPVNIKQLAQEFDKKEIGITQGHRLCPGCGAPITVKFVMMIARHLGYEPVVGLATGCLEVSTTIYPYTAWSVPYIHNAFENVAATMSGVETAYRALKNKGKIPEDKKYAFIAFGGDGGTYDIGLQSLSGKIERGHKVLYVLYDNEGYMNTGNQRSSSTPPGSDTTTAPVGKKLPGKVQLKKNIVEIVAAHENVYAATAALSEPMDFFAKVEKALNFDGPSFLAVFSPCVRFWRVNDDKTVEISKLAVETKYWPLYEVERGVYRVTRKPRQFKPVEEFLKAQGRFRRLLSRPDAKEIIDELQEYVDRRWERLLALEEVTKDKPIR; this is encoded by the coding sequence ATGCCCGTTAACATAAAACAACTGGCACAGGAGTTCGACAAGAAGGAAATAGGTATCACACAGGGGCACAGGCTCTGCCCTGGATGCGGTGCTCCCATCACGGTCAAATTCGTTATGATGATCGCAAGACACCTTGGGTACGAACCCGTTGTTGGACTAGCAACAGGTTGTCTGGAGGTTTCCACCACCATCTATCCATACACCGCCTGGAGCGTTCCCTACATCCACAACGCCTTCGAAAACGTCGCAGCAACGATGAGCGGTGTAGAAACCGCCTACAGAGCTCTTAAGAACAAAGGAAAGATTCCAGAAGATAAAAAGTACGCCTTCATAGCGTTCGGAGGAGACGGAGGAACGTACGACATCGGTTTGCAGTCGCTTTCTGGAAAGATTGAGAGAGGCCACAAGGTGCTCTATGTCCTCTACGACAACGAAGGTTACATGAACACAGGAAACCAGAGATCCAGTTCCACACCACCGGGTTCCGACACAACAACGGCTCCCGTTGGAAAGAAACTTCCCGGAAAGGTTCAGTTGAAAAAGAACATCGTCGAGATCGTGGCAGCTCATGAGAATGTCTACGCCGCAACTGCTGCCCTGTCCGAGCCGATGGACTTCTTCGCCAAAGTGGAAAAGGCACTGAACTTCGATGGACCTTCTTTCCTTGCGGTGTTCTCTCCCTGTGTCAGGTTCTGGAGGGTGAACGACGACAAAACGGTTGAGATCTCGAAACTTGCTGTGGAAACAAAGTACTGGCCTCTGTACGAAGTGGAAAGGGGAGTCTACAGAGTTACAAGAAAGCCAAGACAGTTCAAACCCGTGGAGGAATTTCTGAAAGCCCAGGGAAGGTTCAGAAGACTGCTCTCAAGACCCGACGCGAAAGAGATCATAGACGAACTTCAGGAGTATGTTGACAGGAGATGGGAAAGACTCCTAGCACTGGAAGAGGTGACAAAAGACAAACCGATCAGATGA
- a CDS encoding MBL fold metallo-hydrolase: MFDNEVLYDDGQHKFFFLGWEEKEEEIVQTNQYLIMDGNEGVLLDPGGAHVFPRVMSNIAEITDLSGIKHIFYTHQDPDVTSGILLWLSICENAKVYISSLWVRFLPHFGIFDQKRIVPIPDRGSKIKLASGNELEILPAHFLHSTGNFVVYDPVAKILFSGDIGAAVFERGKRYRYVDNFEKHVPLMEAFHKRYMASNVVCKKWVDMVSKRPIEMIAPQHGAVFRGESVKKFLEWFRNLKCGVDLVDNLYSV; encoded by the coding sequence ATGTTCGATAACGAGGTTCTCTACGATGATGGACAGCACAAGTTCTTCTTCCTGGGATGGGAAGAAAAAGAAGAAGAAATCGTTCAGACAAACCAGTATCTGATAATGGACGGTAACGAGGGAGTTCTTTTGGATCCCGGCGGGGCACACGTCTTTCCACGTGTCATGTCCAACATAGCAGAGATAACGGATCTTTCCGGTATAAAACACATATTCTACACACACCAGGATCCCGACGTCACCTCTGGAATCCTCCTGTGGCTTTCCATATGTGAAAACGCAAAAGTATACATCTCCTCTCTCTGGGTCAGGTTCCTTCCTCACTTTGGAATTTTCGATCAGAAAAGGATCGTTCCCATCCCAGACAGAGGATCGAAGATAAAACTTGCCAGCGGAAATGAACTTGAGATATTGCCCGCTCATTTCCTCCACTCAACCGGAAACTTCGTCGTTTACGATCCTGTCGCGAAGATACTGTTTTCCGGTGACATCGGGGCAGCGGTATTCGAGCGCGGAAAGAGATACAGGTACGTCGACAACTTCGAAAAGCACGTTCCGCTGATGGAGGCATTTCACAAAAGATACATGGCTTCCAACGTAGTCTGTAAAAAATGGGTGGACATGGTCTCAAAGAGGCCCATAGAGATGATAGCCCCACAACATGGAGCTGTTTTCAGAGGCGAGTCCGTGAAGAAGTTCTTGGAGTGGTTCAGAAATCTCAAGTGTGGAGTCGACCTTGTTGACAATCTTTATTCTGTGTGA
- a CDS encoding ferritin family protein, which produces MIGPKDLLNIALKIESTGYSYYKNLAEKTEGETKALFERLAEQERDHSRRFKEILDKYEQDLNPSDEVLGYLESLAEISIFPKLEDTPPDDLREAVRRAIEVEKDSIVFYSEILGFVPEKEPIQLIIDEEKKHLRDLLRLDV; this is translated from the coding sequence ATGATAGGTCCGAAGGATCTTTTGAACATCGCTTTGAAGATCGAATCAACCGGGTACTCCTACTACAAAAACCTGGCAGAGAAAACAGAAGGGGAAACAAAAGCACTCTTTGAAAGGCTTGCAGAACAGGAAAGAGATCATTCAAGAAGATTCAAGGAAATCTTGGACAAATACGAACAAGATCTCAATCCTTCCGATGAGGTTCTCGGATACCTTGAGTCCCTTGCCGAGATCTCGATCTTCCCAAAGCTGGAGGACACACCACCCGATGACCTGAGAGAAGCTGTAAGAAGAGCAATAGAGGTGGAGAAAGACTCCATTGTTTTCTACAGTGAAATATTGGGTTTTGTGCCAGAAAAAGAGCCGATTCAGTTGATCATCGATGAGGAAAAAAAGCACCTTAGAGATCTTTTGAGACTTGATGTGTGA